The following coding sequences are from one Hippopotamus amphibius kiboko isolate mHipAmp2 chromosome 9, mHipAmp2.hap2, whole genome shotgun sequence window:
- the LOC130829347 gene encoding serum amyloid A-2 protein isoform X2 — protein MKLFTGLLLCSLVLGVSSKWYSFLRAKDMWRAYSDMREANYKDSDKYFHARGNYDAAQRGPGGAWAAKVISDARENVQRVTDLFRHGDSGHGLEDSRADQAANEWGRSGKDPNHFRPPGLPDKY, from the exons ATGAAGCTTTTCACAGGCCTCCTTCTCTGCTCCTTGGTGCTGGGAGTCAGCAGCAAATGGTATTCCTTCCTTA GGGCTAAAGACATGTGGAGAGCCTACTCTGACATGAGAGAAGCCAACTACAAAGATTCAGACAAGTACTTCCATGCCCGGGGCAACTATGACGCTGCCCAAAGGGGCCCTGGGGGCGCCTGGGCTGCCAAAGTGATCAG CGATGCCAGAGAGAATGTTCAGAGAGTCACAGACTTGTTCAGACATGGAGACAGTGGccatggactggaggactcgaggGCCGACCAGGCTGCCAATGAATGGGGCCGGAGCGGCAAGGACCCCAATCACTTCAGACCCCCCGGCCTGCCCGACAAGTACTGA
- the LOC130829347 gene encoding serum amyloid A-2 protein isoform X1 — protein sequence MKLFTGLLLCSLVLGVSSKWYSFLSEAFDGAKDMWRAYSDMREANYKDSDKYFHARGNYDAAQRGPGGAWAAKVISDARENVQRVTDLFRHGDSGHGLEDSRADQAANEWGRSGKDPNHFRPPGLPDKY from the exons ATGAAGCTTTTCACAGGCCTCCTTCTCTGCTCCTTGGTGCTGGGAGTCAGCAGCAAATGGTATTCCTTCCTTAGTGAGGCTTTTGACG GGGCTAAAGACATGTGGAGAGCCTACTCTGACATGAGAGAAGCCAACTACAAAGATTCAGACAAGTACTTCCATGCCCGGGGCAACTATGACGCTGCCCAAAGGGGCCCTGGGGGCGCCTGGGCTGCCAAAGTGATCAG CGATGCCAGAGAGAATGTTCAGAGAGTCACAGACTTGTTCAGACATGGAGACAGTGGccatggactggaggactcgaggGCCGACCAGGCTGCCAATGAATGGGGCCGGAGCGGCAAGGACCCCAATCACTTCAGACCCCCCGGCCTGCCCGACAAGTACTGA
- the LOC130829347 gene encoding serum amyloid A-2 protein isoform X3: protein MWRAYSDMREANYKDSDKYFHARGNYDAAQRGPGGAWAAKVISDARENVQRVTDLFRHGDSGHGLEDSRADQAANEWGRSGKDPNHFRPPGLPDKY from the exons ATGTGGAGAGCCTACTCTGACATGAGAGAAGCCAACTACAAAGATTCAGACAAGTACTTCCATGCCCGGGGCAACTATGACGCTGCCCAAAGGGGCCCTGGGGGCGCCTGGGCTGCCAAAGTGATCAG CGATGCCAGAGAGAATGTTCAGAGAGTCACAGACTTGTTCAGACATGGAGACAGTGGccatggactggaggactcgaggGCCGACCAGGCTGCCAATGAATGGGGCCGGAGCGGCAAGGACCCCAATCACTTCAGACCCCCCGGCCTGCCCGACAAGTACTGA